One window from the genome of Mucilaginibacter ginsenosidivorans encodes:
- a CDS encoding serine hydrolase domain-containing protein, protein MAKTKGWAYLIILSGFILAHSACAQNPPFSGQAYVNEEKLVEKATFLFNNQQQLIPLLDVGELKIASVHFTYQYAAGFDSLLNKYTSIDSYNGTDYVTIKTLGDLDFDTKTYNTLIVQVNDADLENPAIIGFINDNQRIKNVIVAFFGTRDNLGKFDSVNAPVIWCPRPSPVAAFYSAQAIFGGVPITQNLIANYSAKYKRNSGFLTQKIRLGYTAPEEVGIKSSNLDEIDKIAYEAIRNQATPGCVVLVAKDGKVIFNKAYGYHTYDNVMPDKLNDIFDLASVTKVSATTMEAMRVYEEGRLNLDSTIGTYMPIARKTNKSDLAIRELLEHQSGLIPDIPTYEKLKPTDVSLDSSAVFTHKVVDHYFLRKDYFRDVMLTDIFNSPLRTRGQYVYSDLSMVMMQQILETITSTPLNTYVQKNFYDPLGMQTAGFLPLNRFPRTRIIPTENDQVFRHTLLIGYVHDPTAALLAGVSGNAGLFAGANDLAILYQMLLNKGMYGGVQYFKPSTVELFTAKQSAVSRRGLGFDRWDPIAERHYPSKMASDQTFGHTGYTGTCIWVDPKYNLVYVFLSNRVNPKVSDKLSSLNIRPRIQDAVYQAIDKGL, encoded by the coding sequence ATGGCAAAAACTAAAGGATGGGCGTACCTAATTATATTATCCGGTTTTATTTTAGCTCATTCGGCCTGTGCGCAAAACCCTCCGTTCTCTGGCCAGGCTTACGTTAACGAGGAAAAACTTGTCGAAAAAGCTACGTTCCTGTTCAATAACCAGCAGCAGCTTATTCCCTTGCTGGATGTGGGTGAGCTGAAGATAGCGAGCGTGCATTTTACCTACCAGTATGCAGCCGGGTTTGATAGCCTGCTGAATAAATACACCAGCATCGATTCGTACAATGGCACGGATTACGTCACCATTAAAACGCTCGGCGACCTTGATTTTGACACCAAAACTTACAATACGCTCATTGTGCAGGTTAACGATGCCGACCTGGAAAACCCGGCCATTATTGGTTTTATTAACGACAATCAGCGCATCAAAAATGTTATTGTAGCATTTTTTGGCACAAGAGATAACCTTGGGAAATTCGATAGCGTAAATGCGCCTGTCATCTGGTGCCCGAGGCCATCGCCTGTCGCAGCATTTTATAGCGCACAGGCCATATTTGGGGGCGTGCCGATAACACAAAACCTTATTGCCAACTATTCGGCCAAATACAAACGGAACAGTGGCTTTTTAACCCAAAAGATACGTCTTGGGTACACCGCGCCCGAAGAGGTAGGTATCAAATCATCCAATCTCGACGAGATAGACAAGATCGCTTATGAGGCTATCCGCAACCAGGCCACGCCAGGCTGCGTGGTATTGGTGGCAAAGGATGGCAAGGTGATCTTTAACAAAGCGTACGGCTATCATACTTATGATAACGTAATGCCCGACAAGCTGAATGATATCTTCGACCTCGCATCGGTAACCAAAGTCTCGGCAACTACGATGGAGGCCATGCGCGTTTACGAGGAGGGTCGCCTGAACCTTGATTCGACAATAGGCACCTATATGCCTATAGCGCGTAAAACAAATAAAAGCGACCTGGCGATACGGGAACTGCTGGAGCACCAGTCGGGCCTGATACCTGATATCCCAACGTACGAGAAATTAAAACCTACCGACGTTAGTCTCGATTCGTCGGCCGTGTTTACCCATAAGGTGGTCGATCATTATTTTTTAAGGAAGGACTATTTCAGGGATGTAATGCTGACGGATATATTCAATTCGCCATTGCGTACCCGCGGGCAGTATGTGTACAGCGACCTGAGTATGGTGATGATGCAGCAGATACTCGAAACCATAACCTCGACGCCGTTAAACACCTACGTGCAAAAAAATTTTTATGATCCGTTGGGAATGCAGACGGCGGGTTTCCTGCCATTGAACCGCTTCCCGCGCACGCGGATCATCCCTACCGAGAACGACCAGGTGTTCAGGCATACCCTGCTTATTGGTTACGTGCACGACCCGACAGCCGCCTTGCTGGCAGGGGTATCGGGGAATGCCGGGTTATTTGCCGGCGCCAACGACCTGGCAATTCTATACCAGATGCTGTTGAATAAAGGTATGTATGGAGGAGTGCAATACTTTAAACCTTCTACAGTTGAGCTGTTTACCGCAAAGCAATCTGCGGTAAGCCGCAGAGGTTTGGGGTTCGACCGCTGGGACCCGATAGCCGAAAGGCATTATCCTTCTAAAATGGCATCCGACCAAACTTTTGGGCACACGGGCTACACAGGCACCTGTATATGGGTCGATCCGAAGTATAACCTGGTTTATGTGTTTTTATCAAATCGTGTTAACCCAAAGGTAAGCGATAAGCTTTCAAGCCTCAATATAAGGCCAAGAATACAGGATGCTGTTTATCAGGCGATAGACAAGGGGCTCTGA
- the mutL gene encoding DNA mismatch repair endonuclease MutL yields the protein MPDIIQLLPDSVANQIAAGEVVQRPASAVKELVENSIDAGADKIQLILKDAGKSLIQVIDNGAGMSITDARMCFERHATSKIRKAEDLFAIRTMGFRGEAMASIAAISHVELKTRRHGDELGTCINIEGSEVVSQQPCSANTGTSISVRNLFYNTPARRNFLKSNPVEMRHIVDEFQRVALANPGIFFTMHHDGQEVYHLPATALKQRIVHLFGNNYNQRLVPVEEDTSIIKLRGYVGKPEFARKTRGEQFFFVNNRYIRDAYLNHAVLAAFEELLPDESFPLYVLFIEIDPSKIDINVHPTKTEIKYQDEKSIYAIIRSAVKRSLGKYNITPTLDFDQENSIGHLITPTPPDRIVQPTISFNPDFNPFAAEKKSSEREIPFLRNTGDYNKTAIPQNWDTLYEISKKDTAHQHEIHAEKTIPVEEQEVSKPSERQLFQLHNRYILSPIKSGFMLINQQAAHERVLYERFLQQLENHSGTSQQSLFPQSVTLNGGDFELLKELLPDIRALGFDVREFGKNTVVVEGIPADLGDVSEHALLEHLLEGFKNNLSILKLDKRDSLARSLARNAATKIGVRLSLEEMNLLIDQLFACQMPNIALNGKAIISTFTMAELAERFEK from the coding sequence ATGCCAGATATAATCCAGCTTTTACCTGATTCCGTTGCCAACCAGATAGCCGCGGGAGAAGTGGTGCAGCGCCCCGCCTCTGCCGTGAAAGAGCTGGTTGAGAATTCGATAGACGCAGGTGCCGATAAGATACAACTGATACTGAAGGATGCCGGCAAATCGCTGATACAGGTGATAGATAACGGCGCCGGAATGAGCATTACCGACGCGCGTATGTGTTTTGAAAGGCACGCCACTTCCAAAATACGCAAGGCAGAGGATCTTTTTGCTATTCGCACGATGGGCTTCCGGGGCGAGGCAATGGCATCGATAGCAGCCATATCACATGTTGAACTAAAGACCCGTCGCCATGGCGACGAACTGGGAACCTGTATTAATATCGAAGGCTCGGAAGTAGTGAGCCAGCAGCCATGTTCGGCTAACACGGGCACTTCAATTTCGGTGCGGAACCTATTTTACAACACGCCCGCCCGGCGTAATTTTTTAAAAAGCAACCCGGTGGAGATGCGCCATATCGTGGATGAATTTCAGCGTGTTGCATTGGCCAACCCGGGTATTTTTTTCACCATGCACCACGACGGGCAGGAGGTTTATCATCTGCCTGCTACTGCCTTAAAGCAACGTATTGTGCACCTGTTCGGCAATAACTATAACCAGCGTTTGGTGCCGGTGGAAGAAGATACTTCGATCATCAAGCTCCGGGGCTATGTCGGGAAGCCCGAATTTGCAAGGAAGACCCGCGGCGAACAGTTCTTTTTTGTAAATAACCGTTATATACGAGACGCCTACCTGAACCATGCCGTACTTGCCGCTTTTGAGGAACTGTTGCCCGATGAAAGCTTCCCGCTTTATGTGCTTTTTATCGAGATAGACCCGTCGAAAATCGATATAAACGTACACCCGACAAAAACCGAGATCAAATACCAGGATGAGAAATCGATCTATGCCATTATCCGGTCGGCAGTTAAACGTTCGCTGGGCAAATATAATATTACCCCTACGCTCGATTTTGACCAGGAGAATAGCATAGGCCATTTGATAACACCCACGCCGCCCGACCGGATCGTACAGCCTACCATATCCTTCAACCCGGATTTTAACCCCTTTGCTGCGGAAAAGAAAAGCAGCGAACGGGAGATACCCTTCCTGCGGAACACGGGCGATTATAATAAAACCGCCATCCCGCAAAACTGGGATACGCTGTACGAGATCAGCAAAAAGGATACCGCACACCAGCATGAGATACACGCCGAAAAGACCATCCCCGTTGAAGAACAGGAGGTTAGCAAACCAAGCGAACGGCAACTGTTTCAGCTGCATAACCGGTATATCCTTTCGCCCATTAAATCCGGCTTTATGCTGATAAACCAACAGGCAGCACACGAACGGGTATTATACGAACGTTTTCTGCAGCAATTGGAAAATCATTCGGGCACCAGCCAGCAAAGTTTGTTCCCGCAATCGGTTACACTAAACGGCGGCGATTTTGAGTTATTGAAAGAACTTTTACCGGATATCCGTGCGCTTGGTTTCGACGTAAGGGAGTTTGGCAAAAATACCGTTGTGGTGGAAGGCATACCGGCCGACCTGGGCGATGTATCGGAACACGCCTTGCTGGAACACCTGCTGGAAGGCTTTAAAAATAACCTTTCGATACTGAAGCTGGATAAGCGCGACAGCCTTGCGCGGTCACTTGCGCGTAACGCCGCAACCAAAATTGGCGTCAGGTTATCATTGGAAGAAATGAATTTGCTGATCGATCAGCTTTTTGCCTGCCAGATGCCTAATATTGCACTGAACGGAAAAGCAATTATCAGTACTTTTACCATGGCCGAACTGGCCGAACGATTTGAAAAATAA
- a CDS encoding rhomboid family intramembrane serine protease, with protein sequence MSQYRQSPFANLTPVVKNLLIINIIFAIAPYLVGKIFDMNTSLAAFYFDSPFFRPWQIVTYMFMHAPLLKEPSHLLFNMFGLFMFGPILEYSMGSKRFFNFYFICGIGAIVMQMLIQAIEVHSIMGSFVMPHPITDQSFYQYGGDIKGINKLAEIYYAPTVGASGALFGILVAFGLLYPNMELMIIFIPIPIKAKYLVSFYVLYEIYDSVVQRPGDHVAHLVHLGGGLLGLIMIKIWRMRRMDNFF encoded by the coding sequence ATGAGTCAATACCGGCAATCCCCTTTCGCTAATCTAACCCCGGTTGTTAAAAACCTGCTGATCATTAATATCATATTTGCTATTGCACCTTATTTAGTGGGTAAGATATTTGACATGAATACTTCACTCGCGGCATTTTATTTCGATTCGCCGTTTTTTCGCCCATGGCAAATAGTCACTTACATGTTCATGCATGCGCCGTTGTTAAAAGAGCCAAGCCATTTGCTGTTTAATATGTTTGGGCTCTTCATGTTTGGGCCAATACTGGAATACAGTATGGGCTCAAAACGCTTCTTTAACTTCTATTTTATTTGTGGTATAGGTGCAATAGTTATGCAAATGCTGATACAAGCTATTGAAGTCCATAGCATCATGGGCAGTTTTGTGATGCCGCATCCTATTACGGACCAATCCTTTTACCAATATGGCGGCGACATAAAAGGCATAAATAAACTTGCGGAGATATATTATGCACCAACCGTTGGAGCTTCCGGAGCATTGTTTGGCATATTAGTAGCTTTCGGATTGCTATATCCCAACATGGAGTTAATGATAATTTTTATACCTATCCCGATCAAGGCTAAATATCTTGTATCATTCTATGTTTTATATGAAATATACGATAGCGTCGTTCAGCGCCCTGGTGATCATGTGGCCCACCTTGTTCATTTAGGAGGAGGATTGTTAGGGCTTATTATGATCAAAATCTGGCGCATGAGGCGCATGGACAACTTTTTTTAA
- a CDS encoding VOC family protein — protein MKDVKIPEGYQQIMPYLIVENAAEFFSFMKSVFGAREKYKNMRTETLIRHAELKIGDSVIMFADATEDFNPQNAGMFVYVDDCDKVYEKALSHGALTVMPPADQEYGRSAGISDPFGNTWWITSL, from the coding sequence ATGAAAGATGTAAAAATTCCCGAAGGCTATCAGCAGATCATGCCTTACCTCATTGTCGAAAATGCAGCTGAGTTTTTCAGTTTTATGAAAAGTGTATTTGGCGCCAGGGAGAAGTATAAAAACATGCGCACCGAAACGCTCATCAGGCATGCCGAACTGAAAATTGGTGACAGCGTGATCATGTTTGCCGATGCGACGGAGGATTTCAACCCGCAAAATGCCGGGATGTTTGTTTATGTTGACGACTGCGACAAAGTATATGAAAAGGCATTGAGCCACGGCGCGCTGACAGTTATGCCGCCTGCCGACCAGGAATACGGCCGTAGCGCAGGTATAAGCGATCCCTTTGGGAATACCTGGTGGATCACATCCCTTTAA
- the bshA gene encoding N-acetyl-alpha-D-glucosaminyl L-malate synthase BshA has product MKIGIVCYPTFGGSGVVATELGKALADHGHQVHFVTYNQPARLDFFSENLFYHEVAVSKYPLFEYPPYELALASRLVDVVRFEKLDILHVHYAIPHASAAFMAKQILMTYGIYIPVVTTLHGTDITLVGKDRTYSPVVTFSINKSDGVTAVSEHLKKDTFEFFEIENEIRVIPNFIDLTRFSLKAKDHFKKAIAPSGEKILIHTSNFRKVKRTTDVIRIFAKVTEKIPSKLLMVGDGGERSECEQLARDLGVNDNVRFLGKQDAIEEILSVADLFLMPSQSESFGLAALEAMACKVPVVSSNAGGLPELNVDGVTGFLREIGDIDGMAESAVYILEDCERLNTFKENALARAKEFDLSIILPVYENYYAEVIEKSRTHVL; this is encoded by the coding sequence ATGAAAATCGGAATAGTTTGTTATCCCACTTTTGGCGGCAGCGGCGTTGTAGCTACTGAGCTTGGCAAGGCTTTGGCCGACCATGGGCACCAGGTTCATTTTGTGACCTATAATCAGCCCGCGAGGCTTGATTTTTTTTCGGAGAACCTTTTTTACCACGAAGTAGCCGTTTCCAAATACCCTTTGTTTGAATATCCGCCTTACGAATTGGCCCTGGCAAGCCGGCTTGTGGATGTGGTACGGTTTGAAAAACTGGATATACTTCACGTGCACTATGCCATACCGCACGCTTCCGCCGCATTCATGGCGAAGCAGATACTGATGACCTACGGCATCTATATCCCGGTGGTTACTACCCTGCACGGTACCGATATAACGCTTGTGGGTAAGGACAGGACCTACAGCCCGGTGGTTACCTTCTCCATCAATAAATCGGACGGCGTAACGGCCGTGTCCGAGCATTTGAAAAAAGACACATTCGAGTTTTTCGAGATCGAGAACGAGATACGGGTGATACCCAACTTTATCGATCTTACCCGTTTCAGCCTGAAAGCAAAGGACCACTTTAAAAAAGCAATAGCGCCATCGGGCGAAAAGATACTCATCCATACTTCAAACTTCCGCAAGGTAAAGCGCACCACGGATGTCATCCGGATATTTGCCAAAGTGACCGAAAAGATACCTTCCAAACTATTGATGGTAGGCGACGGCGGCGAACGATCGGAATGCGAACAACTGGCCCGCGACCTTGGCGTAAACGATAATGTCCGTTTCCTGGGCAAGCAGGATGCCATTGAGGAGATACTTTCCGTGGCCGACCTGTTCCTGATGCCGTCGCAGTCGGAGAGCTTTGGTTTGGCGGCGCTGGAGGCTATGGCCTGCAAGGTGCCGGTAGTAAGCTCGAATGCTGGCGGTTTGCCTGAATTGAATGTTGACGGCGTAACCGGTTTCCTGCGTGAGATAGGCGATATCGACGGCATGGCCGAAAGTGCCGTTTACATACTGGAGGATTGCGAACGCCTGAACACGTTTAAGGAAAACGCCCTGGCCCGCGCCAAAGAATTCGATTTGTCTATCATCCTGCCTGTGTATGAGAACTACTACGCCGAGGTGATAGAGAAAAGCCGCACGCATGTGCTTTAA
- a CDS encoding amidohydrolase, with amino-acid sequence MRKLLPLLLLFAVACKQQDFNADLLVKNAVVYTVDSSFTMADAFVVRKGMIVAVGKDDSLEKIYKAHSVIDAEGKAVYPGFMDDHSHFYGYGMSLQEVELVNTKSWNEVADSVMMFSKRNPDGWVIGRGWDQNKWQVKKFPDKAKLDSMFPVRPVLLTRIDGHAAIANQAALNLAGVKPGQTITGGEIETIKGKLTGILVDNAVGIVTRKIPEPTDQIIQTALADAQQKCFAAGLTTVSDCGLPYTMINTIEDLQHKGVLKMRLYVMLSDRPDNYEYLFKRGVFKTPRLDVRSFKMYADGALGSRGACLLQPYSDNKKEQKDWKGFLLSSQKHFEEVAQKVADKGFQLCTHAIGDSANRVILKIYASVLKGKNDRRWRIEHAQVLSPEDIHYFGDYNIIPSVQPTHATSDMRWAGTRLGPQRLKTAYAYKQLLEQNGWIPLGTDFPVENISPIYTFYAATERKDLKGYPEGGFQPENALSRKQALQGMTIWAAKANFEEKEKGSIEPGKYADFVILNKDIMKIKGSELPGVKVLYTYINGEKVYGKN; translated from the coding sequence ATGAGAAAGCTTTTACCTTTGCTCCTGCTATTTGCCGTTGCCTGTAAGCAACAGGACTTCAACGCCGACCTGCTGGTTAAAAATGCCGTAGTTTATACTGTTGATAGCAGTTTTACCATGGCCGATGCCTTTGTAGTAAGGAAAGGCATGATCGTAGCTGTAGGGAAAGACGACTCGCTTGAAAAAATTTACAAGGCCCATTCTGTTATCGATGCCGAAGGCAAGGCGGTTTACCCTGGCTTTATGGACGATCATTCCCATTTTTACGGCTATGGCATGAGCCTGCAGGAAGTGGAACTGGTGAATACGAAAAGCTGGAATGAGGTGGCAGATTCGGTGATGATGTTCTCCAAACGCAACCCCGACGGATGGGTGATCGGGCGTGGATGGGACCAGAACAAATGGCAGGTAAAAAAATTCCCGGATAAAGCCAAGCTTGATTCCATGTTCCCGGTGAGGCCGGTATTGCTTACCCGCATCGACGGGCACGCGGCCATCGCCAACCAGGCTGCTTTGAACCTGGCTGGTGTAAAACCGGGCCAGACCATCACCGGGGGCGAGATCGAGACCATAAAGGGAAAACTCACCGGGATACTGGTAGATAACGCCGTAGGTATAGTAACCCGGAAAATACCCGAACCGACTGACCAGATCATACAAACAGCCCTGGCAGACGCGCAGCAAAAATGTTTTGCAGCAGGCTTAACAACGGTTTCGGACTGTGGTTTACCCTATACCATGATCAATACCATCGAGGACCTGCAGCACAAAGGCGTTTTAAAGATGCGCCTGTACGTGATGCTGTCCGACAGGCCCGACAATTATGAATACCTGTTTAAACGGGGGGTATTTAAAACTCCGCGTTTGGATGTCAGGTCATTTAAAATGTATGCCGACGGCGCCCTCGGTTCAAGAGGTGCTTGTTTATTGCAGCCGTACAGCGATAATAAAAAAGAGCAAAAGGACTGGAAAGGGTTTTTGTTGAGCAGCCAGAAACATTTTGAAGAGGTGGCACAGAAAGTGGCCGACAAAGGTTTCCAGTTATGTACCCATGCCATAGGCGATTCGGCTAACCGTGTTATCCTGAAGATTTATGCTTCGGTACTAAAGGGCAAAAACGACCGGCGCTGGCGAATTGAACATGCGCAGGTATTGTCGCCGGAGGATATCCATTATTTTGGCGATTATAATATCATACCATCGGTACAACCCACGCACGCTACTTCTGATATGCGGTGGGCAGGCACAAGGCTTGGCCCGCAGCGGTTAAAAACAGCCTACGCTTACAAGCAATTGCTTGAGCAAAACGGCTGGATACCGCTCGGTACCGACTTCCCGGTGGAAAATATCAGCCCCATCTATACCTTCTACGCTGCTACGGAGCGTAAGGACCTGAAGGGATACCCCGAAGGCGGCTTTCAGCCCGAAAATGCGCTCAGCCGCAAACAGGCCCTGCAGGGGATGACGATCTGGGCGGCTAAAGCTAATTTCGAGGAAAAAGAAAAAGGCAGCATAGAGCCGGGCAAGTATGCCGACTTTGTGATATTGAACAAGGATATCATGAAGATCAAAGGTTCTGAACTGCCGGGAGTAAAAGTATTATACACCTATATAAACGGAGAAAAAGTATATGGCAAAAACTAA